Part of the Mycolicibacterium thermoresistibile genome, TCCAAATGCCCGATCGCCCGGGAGCCGCATCACGGCGTCATCGCGGTGACCGGCTGGGAGGAAGCCAACGACGTGTACCGCGATTCGGAGAACCTCTCCTCGTGCATCGCGGTGATGGGGCCGTTCACGCCGCTGCCGTTCCAGCCCGAGGGTGACGACATCACCGAGCAGATCGCCCGGCACCGGACCCAGATCCCCATGTACGAGCACATGGTGACGATGGATCCGCCGGAGCACACCAACGCCCGGTCGATCCTGGCCCGCCTGCTGACCCCCAAGCGGCTCAAGGAGAACGAGGACTTCATGTGGCGTCTGGCCGACCGCCACATCGACGAGTTCATCGCCGACGGCAAGTGCGAGTTCCTGGCCGCCTATGCCAAGCCGTTCTCATTGCTGGTGGTAGCCGACCTGCTCGGCGTGCCGGAGGAGGACCACGACGCGTTCCGGGAGGCGTTCGGTGCGGAGCGGCCGGGCACCCGGATCGGTTCGCTGGACCACGAGACGATCGCCACCAACCCCCTGGAGTGGGCCGACGACAAGTTCACCCAGTACATCGAGGATCGGCGGCGCGAGCCGCGCGACGACGTGCTGACCGCGATCGCCACGGCGAAGTACCCGGACGGCTCGACGCCGGAGGTGATCGACGTGGTCCGCACCGCCACCTTCCTGTTCGCCGCCGGGCAGGAGACCACCGCCAAACTGCTCGGCGCAGCGCTGCAGATCCTCGGCGACCGGCCCGACATCCAGCAGACCCTGCGCGAGGACCGCAGCCGCATCCCGGTGTTCATCGAGGAGTGTCTGCGGATGGAGAGCCCGGTCAAGACGGTCTTCCGGATGGTGCGCAAGTCGACCACCGTCGGTGACCTCGACGCCCCGGCCGGCACCACGGTCATGGTGGCCCCCGGTGCCGCCAACCGGGACCCGCGCCGGTTCGAGAACCCGCACGAGTTCGACATCGACCGCAAGAACGTGCGTGAGCACCTGGCGTTCAGCCGCGGCATCCACTCCTGCCCCGGCGCGCCGCTGGCCCGGGTCGAGGGCCGGGTGTCCATCGAGCGCCTCCTGGATCGGTTGGCCGACATCGAGATCGACGCCGACAAACACGGCGGACCGGGTGAGCGCAACTACACCTACGAGCCGACGTTCATCCTGCGTGGGCTGACGGAACTGAACATCACGTTCAAGCCGATCGGCTGAGTCGGCCGAACGGGCCGGACGCGGGGCTCTCAGTTCCGGGCGAGGGTCTGGTCCGCAATCACCGGGACGGGCATTCCGGGCCGCCCATTCGGCCCTTTCCCCGCGAACGGAATTGTTATTCTTTGGCGCGAACAGCGATCCGGGTACTCGAGACCGATGTTCTCGATCGACTTTCGACACAGCCGGCGAAACGGCGGCCGGTCCGCACAGTGGAGGAACATGTGAAGTCGGTGGTGTTGTGCGCCGCCCTCATGGTGGCGGCGCTCATCGCGCCGCCACCGGCATCGGCTGCGATGCCGTTCGGCAATTATCTGCTGCACATGCCCGACCGCCGGGATTTCCACACCTACATCTGGGTGCTCAACGCGCCGTGCCGTAATCCGGACAACTCCAAACGCACCGACTGTGTGGAGGTGTGGACGGAGCCCCAGCCGATCGCCAAGGCGATCTACGGCCACACCCAGGCCTGGCTCGCCGACGGCCGCTACACCATGGTGCTGGATGATCCGTTCGGATTGCGCTGTGGGGACATCTATTACGGGCCCACCATCCCGACGCACGATGTGTACACCTGGGACGCCGAGACGTTGGCCGGCGAGTTGGTGTCATCATTCGAGGTGGGATGCGACGGCGCACCGGGCGGCCAGCACGTCTACCCGTTCTTCCTGACCAGGATGTGAGATGAAGACTTCCGCGACCTGCCTCGCTGTGCTGTCCCTCGGACTGGCGTCGGTGGCATCGGCAGCGCCTGCGGCGGCCGAGGAGCCCGTCCTGCACCACGTCCGGTACACCGTGACCGCCGACGCGCCGTTCCACGCCCGGATCTACTACCGCGAGCGCGAACCCGCGGTGTTCTCCGACTACAGCCACAACCCGTACATCTTCAGCCCGAAGGCGGAGGCCACCGTCGGGCCGGATCAGCCATGGGTGTTCGAGACCCATCTGGCCGATCCCGCGATGTGGGCGATGGTGGTCGTGCAGAGTGGTGAGGCTCCGAATCTGGAGCCGCCGGGCTTCAACTGCGAGCTCGCGGTGGATGGTGTGGTGGTGAAACGGCACAGCGGACCGAAGGGCGCGCTGTGCTCGATCCGTAACTGGTGACGCCCGGATCAGGCGTCACCGCGGCGCCAGCGGTTCTCGCCGTTCATCGACACACACGCCAGGAACAGACCGTCCGGCGCCTGGGCCACCATGTTCTCCTCGCCGGTGCAGTCGCTGTGCAGATCGCGGATGCCGGCCATCGGCGGTGACCGGAACCAACGCGGCTCATACCGCCGCGGCGAACCGCAGAACACCAGCCTGCCCTCCCGGATCGAGGGGCCCGCGACCGCGGTTCCGAACACGTAATAGGTCGTGTTCTCGCAATAGGACCCGAGCACCACATTGGGGGTGATACCCGGCACGCAATACGGGT contains:
- a CDS encoding cytochrome P450, producing MTTDFDSIDYFTDPSLVPDPHPYFDHMRSKCPIAREPHHGVIAVTGWEEANDVYRDSENLSSCIAVMGPFTPLPFQPEGDDITEQIARHRTQIPMYEHMVTMDPPEHTNARSILARLLTPKRLKENEDFMWRLADRHIDEFIADGKCEFLAAYAKPFSLLVVADLLGVPEEDHDAFREAFGAERPGTRIGSLDHETIATNPLEWADDKFTQYIEDRRREPRDDVLTAIATAKYPDGSTPEVIDVVRTATFLFAAGQETTAKLLGAALQILGDRPDIQQTLREDRSRIPVFIEECLRMESPVKTVFRMVRKSTTVGDLDAPAGTTVMVAPGAANRDPRRFENPHEFDIDRKNVREHLAFSRGIHSCPGAPLARVEGRVSIERLLDRLADIEIDADKHGGPGERNYTYEPTFILRGLTELNITFKPIG